ATGGATGAGGTCCAAGGACCGATCCGAGCAGGTAGTGTGTGGTATCGACGTTGGTGACCCAGTCGCGCATCGCCTCGTTGATCGCGTCCTTGAGCGTTTTGCTCCCCGCCTCGACGCGGGTGACGCGCGCGCCCAGCAACCGCATCCGCACGACGTTGAGTGCCTGCCGCCGCATGTCTTCGGCGCCCATGTAGACTTCGCAGTCCAGACCGAGCAACGCGCACGCGGTCGCGGCGGCAACGCCGTGCTGTCCAGCGCCAGTCTCGGCGACGACCCGGCGCTTCCCCATCCTGACGGCGAGCAGCGCCTGCCCGATGGCGTTGTTGATCTTGTGCGCGCCGGTGTGGGTCAGATCTTCGCGCTTCAGCAGGATCCGCGCGCCCCCACATTCCGCGGCAAGACGGCGGGCGTCGAAGAGCGGCGTTGGCCGTCCGGCGTACGTCGTCAGCAGCCGGCGCAATTCGTCTCGGAACGATTGGTCGGCGCGGGCCGCCAGGTACGACTCCCGCAATTCAGTGATCGGTGCCATCAACGTCTCTGGCACGAAGCGGCCACCGAAATCGCCGAAGTACCCGCGGGCATCCGGATCGCGAAGGCCGAAACGCGGCTCGACCGCGGACTCGAAGACGCTCATCGTGTTCTCCCACCAGCCGCGCGCGCGACGGCCGCG
This sequence is a window from Acidobacteriota bacterium. Protein-coding genes within it:
- the trpB gene encoding tryptophan synthase subunit beta, with product MSVFESAVEPRFGLRDPDARGYFGDFGGRFVPETLMAPITELRESYLAARADQSFRDELRRLLTTYAGRPTPLFDARRLAAECGGARILLKREDLTHTGAHKINNAIGQALLAVRMGKRRVVAETGAGQHGVAAATACALLGLDCEVYMGAEDMRRQALNVVRMRLLGARVTRVEAGSKTLKDAINEAMRDWVTNVDTTHYLLGSVLGPHPYPLMVREFQSVIGREARQQCEALVGGLPDVIVACVGGGSNALGIFDAFIDDASVRLIGVEAGGRAIAPGEHAARLAGGAPGIFQGTHTLVLQDPHGNIQGTHSISAGLDYAAIGPEHAWLHAVGRAEYTHVSDAEALEAFRTLARLEGILPALESAHAVAHASVLARQIGPGRTILVNLSGRGDKDVQTVAAELGVVGD